The following are encoded in a window of Sminthopsis crassicaudata isolate SCR6 chromosome 3, ASM4859323v1, whole genome shotgun sequence genomic DNA:
- the LOC141564109 gene encoding protein DDI1 homolog 2 isoform X2, producing the protein MLLTVYCVRRDLSEVTFSLQVDADFELHNFRALCELESGIPAAESQIVYAERPLTDNHRSLASYGLKDGDVVILRQKENAEPRPSVHFPSLPRIDFSSIAVPGTSGSRLHHQPAQQPRISPADTASSPQGLDNPALLRDMLLANPHELSLLKERNPPLAEALLSGDLEKFTRVLVEQQQDRARREQERIRLFAADPFDLEAQAKIEEDIRQQNIEENMTIAMEEAPESFGQVVMLYINCKVNGHPVKAFVDSGAQMTIMSQACAERCNIMRLVDRRWAGIAKGVGTQKIIGRVHLAQVQIEGDFLPCSFSILEEQPMDMLLGLDMLKRHQCSIDLKKNVLVIGTTGTQTTFLPEGELPECARLAYGSGRDDIRPEEIADQELAEALQKSVEDAERQKP; encoded by the exons ATGCTGCTCACGGTGTACTGTGTGCGGAGGGACCTCTCCGAGGTCACCTTCTCCCTTCAGGTTGACGCCGACTTCGAGCTGCACAACTTCCGCGCGCTCTGTGAGCTCGAGTCCGGCATCCCCGCGGCGGAGAGCCAG ATTGTCTATGCTGAGAGGCCTCTCACCGACAACCACAGATCGCTGGCTTCATATGGCTTGAAAGATGGGGACGTAGTAATTTTGAGACAGAAGGAGAATGCAGAACCACGTCCTTCGGTTCACTTTCCAA GCCTGCCCCGGATAGACTTCAGCAGCATAGCTGTGCCTGGCACCTCAGGCTCCCGATTGCACCATCAGCCAGCCCAGCAACCCCGCATATCCCCAGCAGACACCGCTTCATCCCCACAGGGCTTGGACAATCCAGCATTACTCCGAGACATGTTGCTTGCCAATCCTCACGAGCTTTCTCTGCTCAAGGAGCGAAACCCACCTCTGGCAGAAGCCCTGCTCAGTGGAGACCTTG AGAAATTTACTAGGGTCCTGGTAGAACAACAACAAGACCGAGCCCGGAGGGAGCAAGAGAGGATCCGTCTCTTTGCTGCTGACCCTTTTGATCTGGAAGCTCAGGCCAAGATAGAAGAAGATATAAG GCAACAGAACATTGAAGAAAACATGACAATAGCTATGGAAGAAGCTCCCGAGAGCTTTGGCCAAGTAGTGATGCTTTATATTAACTGCAAAGTGAATGGACATCCTGTGAAAGCCTTTGTGGATTCAG GAGCCCAGATGACCATCATGAGCCAAGCTTGCGCAGAAAGGTGTAATATAATGAGACTTGTAGATCGCCGGTGGGCTGGGATTGCCAAAGGTGTCGGCACACAGAAGATTATTGGCAGAGTGCATCTTG CTCAAGTTCAGATTGAAGGGGATTTCCTGCCATGTTCCTTTTCTATACTTGAGGAACAGCCCATGGACATGCTTCTGGGACTGGACATGCTCAAGCGACATCAG TGTTCCATTGACCTCAAGAAAAATGTACTAGTGATTGGCACCACAGGCACGCAAACCACCTTCCTTCCAGAGGGAGAGCTCCCCGAATGTGCGAGGTTAGCGTACGGTTCAGGGCGAGATGACATTCGGCCGGAGGAGATTGCAGACCAGGAACTAGCAGAAGCGCTTCAAAAGTCCGTCGAGGATGCAG AGCGTCAGAAGCCTTGA